TTCAGCATTTATGATGCCCCTCCTATGTAGAAGTTGTTTACATAGTAACCGGTTCCATAGCAACCTCATAAAAGGTTTTTTTGACCCTCATCGGTATGTTCCATTTTGAAACCCACCTAAAATTGTAAGAAGCTCGAGCCAACACTAGTGGTTTGACCAAGCTATACGTGTCTTTTTTTGGTAAATAACTCTGCATGTCTTAGGCTTGATTGAGTCTATTTGATCCCCAAATAGCTGATCAAACTAGTTTTCTTATGTAAGAGAGATGCAATAAGTTTTGTTCATTGTATCCATAGAGAACAAGATAGCcaacatgatgcaaaatatttggCTGAAGAGTACTTGGGCTCGACGGATCGCAGGAAGCAGCGACAGCCTAAATAAGTGGATTGGAGTATCAAAACGAAGATCTGAACTTCAAACAGCTACaacttttaattcaaaaaaaattatgagacccATAATATAGCAACGAAAAGCTTGTTTCGAGCCCTACGATCGTGAATTGGATTTATCCGTTCACTTCAATTTTTGGATCCAAAATCCATCATTTTAGTAGATTTCGAGACTGTTTTATGTTTGGGAGTCCGTCTTTGGTTCATCTTTGTATTCTTGtctttatttaatttttagttttatagAACTACCTAGATTGAAACACTATAAATACCTTGTTTTGTGTTTATTTAGTTTTTATCAATAAAATCATAGGATTATTTCTTAAGTTGAAGTCTAGGATTCTTCTTGTTATCTTGACGATTTTCATCTTCCGTGAATTCTTATTTATTTGCCAATACTGCATCATTCCGCTACAAGAAAGTCCAAAATTTCTATTCAATCTAGCAAAAAATAATAAAGACACTAGAACCAAAAGACACGTAGTATAAAGGAACCGATAATAGTACCAACTAGAGAAGTGTTGCTTTATTTGTAAGGAATAAAGTCCTTCACTGCCAACCAGCAATTTTGACGACAACCTTTTCCAATATGGACTTGAAATACAAAGAAACCAGCGGCATAGCTGACAATGGGACATCCAAATGCTCCCAAACACCCCTCCTTCCGGCCATTTGAAAGAGGCAGCTAATTTGATATTTGAGTGCATGCGGAGTAGTAGAGTGAAAATAATGTGATATTTGTCCATATTAATTGTTTGGCCTAAAAAAGTGCAATAGGCATCCATAATTGAGTCTAAACAAATACTATCTTGATGACTGCCCATGCTACCAGCAAGCATAAGAGACGAGTATTGAAGGCCTCCCTCATTAAAGTTTTATGTCACACAAGTACATAAacaaaatcctttctttatccagtttcttctcttctttcgcaGGATAACATTAACTAACGAACAACAGCGACTTGAAAGTCTACAAATCAATCTAAACCTGCCACCTGTCCACTTTAGATTAAACAGAGTGAACCGGGGGAATATTATACTGTTGGTTGGCGCTTCTTTCATCAGAATTCGGAAGCAAGAAAACGGGGAACCAAACGACGAATCCCCTCCGTGCACAAAATGAATCCCTCCAAGCTTTGCTCTCATCGTCTCGGAGAATGGCCGGAGTTAGATGTGAGGATAACGAAACCATTAATGGCGGCAAGGGCCACGATCTAAAGTTGCTGCTCGCCACCGATGAGAGGGATTTTCTCGTCTGTAACAATGGTGATCAGGTACTTAGACAGTATTAATTTaggattagatttttaaaatcctCCCAAAGAGTTTGTTTCAGCAGATTGATTTAGGATCTAATTCTATTTGCTGCCCTTTCTTTCCCCTTATAATGATGTGATAATGTGATAATCCCCCAATCATGAGAAACTCGTAATTCCAGCAAGCATTTTATGCAAGGatctggatttaaaaaaaaaaaaaaaaaaaaaaaaccgcacGAATATTAAagcaagtaaaaaataaaaacccaACGCGCTGAGCGCGTGAGGCGGAAAGCGGAGGACTCCCAAAGGAGCCCTTCTCCTCTTCGAGTCCGATCGGGAATGGGGTTCTAGGGTGGATCAAACTCCGGTGAAACCCCTAGAGCTCCCGTTTATAAATCCCCCCTCCCATCCTCCTCAATACATCGCCCCAATCCCCGTCAGCCGCCGGTGAAATCGGGGGTTATTACTGTCGATAAATCTCTGGCGAGCCACTGTCAAACCATCTCCACATTTGAGGTAATGATCTTCCctttttccttcctctttttccCAAAACCCATGAAGTGATGGGCCGGCCGCCGGATTTATTTTGAAACCGAGCCTCCCcaatttcttcctcttcttcctcccgcTGGACCGGCTGCAGTCGCCGGGCGTGGTCTTGCTGTGGTCACCGAGGACCGGGGCCATCACCGCCGGTGCCGAGGGGTTGCCGCTCGTCGGGGGTCACTGCCATAGGAGATGGCCGGCCTCCAAACACCTCCTTCCCCTGTTTcaacaaagaagaaagaagacgtaaaggggaaaaaaaaaaagaaagagaagaaaagaaaaaaaagaaaaaaaaaatgagagagaaagggGGGGTTGTTTTCTCTCTTCTCTATCCACTTGCTCTCTCCAGTATGTTTCGCTTGCTCTCTCCAATatgtttctctctctattttttttcttcaatttttttttttttataaatttttctttctaaaaattttatggacCAGTAAAGAGCTCTTAGATCAATTGGATGATCCTAAGAGAAGTCCCGGACATATAATGTTTGAGTGTTTTCTTATAATTTCTCCATCCTTagtcaaatataatttttatgtctGAGATGATACGTAGAGGTGGAATTATCTACATAAAGTGTCGAGCAGAAACATCTTGATATCGAATTCGTAGATCGATAGGATTAATCAATAGTCATACTTGAGTTTGAGACTGATAGCGATAAGGATCTCTTTACAtgatcattgatttttttttgtactaTGATGATATTTCTAGTTTCACGttgaatatataattttttattatatttgtatTATATGTTAATTATGTTGATTGTTGGAAAAATAATATCTGATTTTGAAATTGAATAAAAATGTAATACAaaaatattgaataattattGATTGAGAAAAAGATTTGAACTAACCATATTGTGGATTTGTTAGTTTATTATTTAATTGAATTTCTGATACCATGAAATATTGAATTAATTATATTTGAACAAGTTGATTTTTTACTTTCATGAAACTATTTAATTAAGAGGTtcgattttatttattaattctaaaattattaaattatagttCAATTTTAAGCTTTTTATGATCTCTAGGATGATACTCCAGGATTCATGTGGTCGTGTCATATGACCGAACTAAATATTGGGTTCGAGGCATAATATTTTACTCCCTGATTATATTTGAAGTGGTCTAAGTAACATAACTAAAATAAAAGCTTCAGATATTTGACTATGTCATTCCTCCATGAAGTGTACATTTAAACGACTTTGTATCTTAATGGATTGGCAATGGCCTAGTTTTCTTCTCTCAAAAATATTATGTTgagtaatattaaatattttattagaagAAGAAGTGGATTTGTAATATTTAATAATCTCATATATAGCAAATCAGGTTCTTGCGcttcaaaaaaaagaaattacTCGCGCATGTCGATCTGTTTGCACTTAGACACTAATTACACTGAATCTATAGGTGCAACAAAATTTAAATGGCCGGTGACTACTTGCTACGATCAGTTAGCAaacaattgatcaaatcaaatgccGAATATCACATTAACCACATCTCCGCAGGCGCTTGCGAAAAAAATtaacttaaaataaatattgagtgTTTTATTTGCTATCGCTATCTTTCTTTTTAATTAGAAAACATTCTTCTGATACGGTAGAAATTTGGAGTGGAATTCTTCAGGTGAAGATCGCAAATCTTGAAGGCAAAACTATTGGTCTCTACTTCTCAGCCTCATGGTGCAGACGTTGCGGGCGCTTCACCCCAAAGCTGGTTGAAACTTATGGTGAGCTCTCCTCAGAAGGGAAGGAGTTTGAGGTTGTCTTGGTGTCGGGTGACAGGGACGAGGATTCATTTAATGGTTCCTTCTCAAAGATGCCATGGCTTGCCATTCCATTCTCTGACTCTAAGGCCCGTGATCGCCTTGATGAGCTGTTCAAGGTGAGGGGCATACCCCACCTTGTCATCCTTGACGCAAATGGGGAGGTTCTTAATAAAAAGGGTGTCCAGGCCGTGGGGGACTACGGCTCTGAGGGGTATCCCTTCACTCTTGAGAAGATCAACAAgctgaaggaggaagaagaggctACTAAAAGGGAGCAAACTCTTCAGACCGTACTGGTTTCGCCATCCCGTGACTATTTAATTTTGAACAATGGAAATAAGGTTATCTtcatctctttgttgttgtttaatGCCTTCAAAATTGTTATCCAATGCATCCTCCTCAAATAGCCATATTCCTCTTATATAACTTTATTGCATGTCTGTCCAAAAGGTACCTTCATATTTAAGCTCTTTTTCTTTGAATAAGTGATTCAGAAGAGGTATTTACTTCATATTTAAGCTGTTAAGTAACCATTAGTGCACGgtatttttctatttttgcttCTCTTAATTATATCAATTTACCAACAGGTGTCCATTTCAGAGCTTGAAGGAAAAATGGTATGTCTGTACTTCTCCATTAATGGTAGCAAAACATGCGACGAGTTCACTCTGGTGCTTGCGAAAATATATCGAAACCTGAAGGAAAGGGGAGAGAGCTTTGAAGTTGTGATGGTGTCCTTGGATGATGAAGAGTCATCCTTCAAAGAAGGCTTTGCCACCATGCCGTGGCTTGCGATCCCTTTCAACGATAAGAAAAGCTGCAAGAGGCTTGCTCGCTACTTTGAACTCAGGGGAATACCTACTTTGGTTGTCCTTGGCACCGACGGGAAGACTCTGCATAACAATATAGCTGAGATTGTGGAAGAGCATGGAGAGGAAGCATGGGAGGGATTCCCATTTTCTCAGGACAAAGTGGATATGCTTGCAGAGAAGGCGAAAGCAAAATTGGAAGGACACACATTGGAGTCCCTTCTGGTTTCTGGGGAGCTAGATTATGTCATTGGCAAAGATGGTGTCaaggtaatatatatatatatatatatatatatatatatatattggttttTGAAATGAGCAATTAATAGGTTAGGCTAGCACTGCGATGAGAGAGCTCATCTTCTTATTGAAATTCATATTGATATAGATTTGATTCTTTCTTCGTTACTTGCATAAAGGTGGTAAACAAAAATTAACTTGAGATGGTTGGTGCTCAAGGTACCACATCCCTAACCGAAATGAATTATTCTAATTTTCTGGGATCAGCTATTACATCCTTTTTGACTATGACTCCTCTCATGGGAGCTATACCCTATAGTTTCAAATCGCACCTTATCATTCACATCTTGAAAATATTAGAGATATACTACTCTAAACTCTAAAATAGGGGTGAAACAAGCCGAGCCCACTCTAGCTTGCTTGTTTTATATTTGTGTTGAGCTTGAGCTAACTCATTAATTTCGAGTCAAGCTTGAGTTGCTCATAAATAATTTGTTTAAGAAATTCAGTGAGAGTCCAAGATTATTTGAGGTTTCCATTTATGTAATGTGGTGAAATAATCCctgtatatttattttataattataatgtattttattCTACATACTCTAcatatattaatttataaaacataattataaaaaattatattatttgttATTTATATAGAAAATGATAATTAGagctatatgtatgtgtgtgtgtgtgtgttttataTTTATTAGTATTTTGTGTTAATTTGAGCCAAGCTTGAACGAGCTAAACCTAGCTTTATCTTGGTTTGTTTCTTGACCGTGAGGACCAAACTCGAGCAGTGCAAAGTAGCATGTTCTTTTGCCCACCTTATGCTAAAGGATTGCAGGATAGTATTACTACTTTATTTTTAAACTTGATAGCGGATGATATTCGTTGACTGATCTTGGTGCAGCTTGAGTATCCTCGTTCATGAAGCAATTCGGCAATAGAATTTGAAACTTGTTCAGCAGTCAACTTTGCATTGATTTCTTTTCCAATGAGCACTACCAATTCATATTTGACCTGTTTCTTTCCCAGGTTCCAGTGTCGGAGCTCAATGGGAAGAATATTCTCCTCTACTTCTCAGCACAATGGTGCGGCCCCTGCCGTGCCTTCCTACCTAAACTCGTAGAGGAATACAACAATATCAAGGACAAGGACAGTGCCTTTGAGATGGTCTTCATCTCCAGTGATCGAGATCAGAATTCTTTTGAGGACTTCTTCTCAGGCATGCCTTGGTTGGCACTCCCCTACGGCGATGAGCGAAAGAAGTCTTTGAGCAGCGTTTTCAAAATACGAGGAATCCCTTCCCTCGTTGCCATTGGACCTACTGGAAGGACAATCACCAAGGATGCGAAACTCCTCATGATGGTCCATGGAGCTGATGCCTATCCATTCACAGAGGAGAGGATCAAGGAGTTGGAGGATCAGCTTGAAGAGATGGCAAAAGGGTGGCCTGAGAAGCTGAAAGATGATCGCCATGAGGGGCATGAGCTTGTTCTGACTCGCTGTGGCAAATACGTTTGCGATGGATGCAATGGGCTAGGAGACAAGTGGTCCTACCGCTGCACCGAGTGCACCTTTGATTTGCACACTAGGTGTGCATTAGTGGAGAACAAGAAGAAAACTGGTGAGGAGTAGGAAAAGACTAAGGTAGGACATGTATATGATGGGTACGTCTGGCGCAGTGCTTTCACCAGCCGGTCTGCAATGTCCTGAAAATTCTCATGATCATGGCTGACATGGATGAGAGAgacataaaaatatcaaacataGAATGTATAGGCAACAGCATGTGCATGTATATGTTACTATCAGCAGCCATCATCCATTAATTCTGAGTATAGCACATATTCCAGCAATCAGCCTATAAAATAGCAGCCAGGTTACGCAGTGCATCATTAATTACATAAGAAACCGACGAAGTAGCAGTAATTTGCCGTCAGCTCCAATTAAGAAGCCTATATGATCCCTAATTACAAAACCCAATTGCCGATTTCGTCTCCGCGCGTTACCTc
This genomic window from Elaeis guineensis isolate ETL-2024a chromosome 13, EG11, whole genome shotgun sequence contains:
- the LOC105056766 gene encoding probable nucleoredoxin 1-1 isoform X1 is translated as MAGVRCEDNETINGGKGHDLKLLLATDERDFLVCNNGDQVKIANLEGKTIGLYFSASWCRRCGRFTPKLVETYGELSSEGKEFEVVLVSGDRDEDSFNGSFSKMPWLAIPFSDSKARDRLDELFKVRGIPHLVILDANGEVLNKKGVQAVGDYGSEGYPFTLEKINKLKEEEEATKREQTLQTVLVSPSRDYLILNNGNKVSISELEGKMVCLYFSINGSKTCDEFTLVLAKIYRNLKERGESFEVVMVSLDDEESSFKEGFATMPWLAIPFNDKKSCKRLARYFELRGIPTLVVLGTDGKTLHNNIAEIVEEHGEEAWEGFPFSQDKVDMLAEKAKAKLEGHTLESLLVSGELDYVIGKDGVKVPVSELNGKNILLYFSAQWCGPCRAFLPKLVEEYNNIKDKDSAFEMVFISSDRDQNSFEDFFSGMPWLALPYGDERKKSLSSVFKIRGIPSLVAIGPTGRTITKDAKLLMMVHGADAYPFTEERIKELEDQLEEMAKGWPEKLKDDRHEGHELVLTRCGKYVCDGCNGLGDKWSYRCTECTFDLHTRCALVENKKKTGEE
- the LOC105056766 gene encoding probable nucleoredoxin 1-2 isoform X2, encoding MPWLAIPFSDSKARDRLDELFKVRGIPHLVILDANGEVLNKKGVQAVGDYGSEGYPFTLEKINKLKEEEEATKREQTLQTVLVSPSRDYLILNNGNKVSISELEGKMVCLYFSINGSKTCDEFTLVLAKIYRNLKERGESFEVVMVSLDDEESSFKEGFATMPWLAIPFNDKKSCKRLARYFELRGIPTLVVLGTDGKTLHNNIAEIVEEHGEEAWEGFPFSQDKVDMLAEKAKAKLEGHTLESLLVSGELDYVIGKDGVKVPVSELNGKNILLYFSAQWCGPCRAFLPKLVEEYNNIKDKDSAFEMVFISSDRDQNSFEDFFSGMPWLALPYGDERKKSLSSVFKIRGIPSLVAIGPTGRTITKDAKLLMMVHGADAYPFTEERIKELEDQLEEMAKGWPEKLKDDRHEGHELVLTRCGKYVCDGCNGLGDKWSYRCTECTFDLHTRCALVENKKKTGEE